In Streptococcus gallolyticus subsp. gallolyticus DSM 16831, the sequence GTTAAAGCCTAACCTTTCATAAAAGGAAATGGCTTTTTGATTAGCGCTAAAAACGTCTAAAACAAGTTCTGTGCAATGCTGTTCTCTACACCAATCTTCTGCTTTTGTCATCAATAGTTGCCCAACTCCCTGACTTTTTTGCGGTTGAAAGCACAGCGATAGCTTCAATGTAAGCAACTTTTTTTGAGTGAAATAATTTTTTAGGCTACTCATTTCTAAGTAGCCTAAAAATGCCCGTTTGATTCCGCGACAAAAATATTAGAAGCGTTGCTT encodes:
- a CDS encoding GNAT family N-acetyltransferase codes for the protein MSSLKNYFTQKKLLTLKLSLCFQPQKSQGVGQLLMTKAEDWCREQHCTELVLDVFSANQKAISFYERLGFNKEITKMVKSVTPKS